A window from Dermacentor albipictus isolate Rhodes 1998 colony chromosome 10, USDA_Dalb.pri_finalv2, whole genome shotgun sequence encodes these proteins:
- the LOC139050425 gene encoding sulfotransferase 1C2-like: MSGRRPYRQVIDGVPRCPLLDPETFRKGLLFRANKGDLIQSTYVKSGTHWVQYIIQLILKKGEPITTYHEFTSHTRSVEYTDIADWKSILPMRLFITHLRLSKVTMNGEAKYVYVARNPWDVCVSLFRMATDMSIYRFQDGRFQEFFEPFLEEDLGYGSYFDHVASGYALKDEPNVFFVTYEELKRDTRSVILRLAHFLGDSYGRALEEDQEMLQKILKWSQPEHMRKAIVIDMLANPTPEWQPVFIRKNVTSKLGYQGDNRKYSLVREARVGSWRDYFTPSQLARFEKKIQAEGEKASFMHLWKDIREDAIFLSLASNE, from the coding sequence ATGTCAGGTCGCAGGCCATATCGCCAAGTCATCGACGGCGTGCCCAGGTGTCCACTTCTGGATCCCGAGACCTTTCGCAAAGGTCTTTTGTTTCGCGCAAACAAGGGTGACCTCATACAAAGTACTTACGTGAAGAGCGGGACGCATTGGGTCCAGTACATCATACAGCTCATACTGAAGAAAGGTGAGCCCATCACCACGTACCACGAGTTCACCAGCCACACGCGCTCCGTCGAGTACACGGACATCGCCGACTGGAAGTCCATTCTCCCCATGAGGCTGTTCATCACGCACCTGCGACTCAGTAAGGTGACCATGAACGGGGAAGCCAAGTACGTCTATGTGGCCCGGAACCCGTGGGATGTTTGCGTCTCGCTCTTCCGAATGGCGACAGACATGAGCATCTACAGATTCCAGGACGGCAGGTTTCAAGAGTTCTTTGAGCCATTCCTTGAGGAGGACCTGGGCTACGGAAGCTACTTCGATCATGTGGCTTCGGGGTACGCACTGAAGGACGAACCTAACGTGTTCTTCGTCACATACGAAGAGCTCAAGAGGGACACCCGAAGTGTGATACTGAGGCTGGCTCACTTCCTCGGCGACAGCTACGGCCGCGCCCTGGAAGAGGACCAAGAGATGCTTCAAAAGATCTTGAAATGGTCCCAGCCAGAACATATGAGAAAAGCCATAGTTATTGATATGTTGGCAAACCCCACGCCCGAATGGCAGCCCGTGTTTATACGCAAGAATGTGACCAGCAAGCTGGGCTATCAGGGAGACAACCGCAAGTACAGTTTGGTCAGAGAAGCTCGGGTTGGAAGCTGGAGGGATTACTTCACGCCGAGCCAGCTAGCACGTTTCGAAAAGAAGATACAGGCAGAAGGAGAGAAGGCGTCTTTCATGCACTTGTGGAAAGACATTCGAGAAGACGCGATTTTCCTATCCTTGGCTTCCAATGAGTAG
- the LOC139050576 gene encoding sulfotransferase 1C2-like yields the protein MSGRRPYRQVIDGVPRCPLLDPETFRKGLLFRANKGDLIQSTYVKSGTHWVQYIIQLILKQGEPITTYHEFTSHTRSVEYTDIADWKSILPMRLFITHLRLSKVTMNGEAKYVHVARNPWDVCVSLFRMATDMSIYRFQDGTFQEFFEPFLEEDLGYGSYFDHVASGYALKDEPNVFFVTYEELKRDTRSVILRLAHFLGDSYGRAPEEDQEMLQKILKWSQPEHMRKAIVIDMLANPTPEWQPVFIRKNVTSKLGYQGDNRKYSLVREARVGSWRDYFTPSQLARFEKKIQAEGEKASFMHLWKDIREDAIFLSLASNE from the coding sequence ATGTCAGGTCGCAGGCCATATCGCCAAGTCATCGACGGCGTGCCCAGGTGTCCACTTCTGGATCCCGAGACCTTTCGCAAAGGTCTTTTGTTTCGCGCAAACAAGGGTGACCTCATACAAAGTACTTACGTGAAGAGCGGGACGCATTGGGTCCAGTACATCATACAGCTCATACTGAAGCAAGGTGAGCCCATCACCACGTACCACGAGTTCACCAGCCACACGCGCTCCGTCGAGTACACGGACATCGCCGACTGGAAGTCCATTCTCCCCATGAGGCTGTTCATCACGCACCTGCGACTCAGTAAGGTGACCATGAACGGGGAAGCCAAGTACGTCCATGTGGCCCGGAACCCGTGGGATGTTTGCGTCTCGCTCTTCCGAATGGCGACAGACATGAGCATCTACAGATTCCAGGACGGCACGTTTCAAGAGTTCTTTGAGCCATTCCTTGAGGAGGACCTGGGCTACGGAAGCTACTTCGATCACGTGGCTTCGGGGTACGCACTGAAGGACGAACCTAACGTGTTCTTCGTCACATACGAAGAGCTCAAGAGGGACACCCGAAGTGTGATACTGAGGCTGGCTCACTTCCTCGGCGACAGCTACGGCCGCGCCCCGGAAGAGGACCAAGAGATGCTTCAAAAGATCTTGAAATGGTCCCAGCCAGAACATATGAGAAAAGCCATAGTTATTGATATGTTGGCAAACCCCACGCCCGAATGGCAGCCCGTGTTTATACGCAAGAATGTGACCAGCAAGCTGGGCTATCAGGGAGACAACCGCAAGTACAGTTTGGTCAGAGAAGCTCGGGTTGGAAGCTGGAGGGATTACTTCACGCCGAGCCAGCTAGCACGTTTCGAAAAGAAGATACAGGCAGAAGGAGAGAAGGCGTCTTTCATGCACTTGTGGAAAGACATTCGAGAAGACGCGATTTTCCTATCCTTGGCTTCCAATGAGTAG